Sequence from the Rutidosis leptorrhynchoides isolate AG116_Rl617_1_P2 chromosome 3, CSIRO_AGI_Rlap_v1, whole genome shotgun sequence genome:
gttttaccaaatagacacaagtactaaaactaattctacgtgggtttaaatcaaaaatatacccttagcttggtaacattaaactacttgtctatgtacggtaggcgcgaatcctaaagatagatctattgggcctgacaaaccccatcctgactatgggatgctttagtacttcgaggttatattaaacacacctgatctggtgtacttcagagggtaaaacatgaacgttaaggcttgttaccgggtgcctacaacttatagaatacttttatacacttgcgagtgtacgaatatttatggaaactgaaatcttgtggtctattattattacggaaatgattgattatgataaactaatgaactcaccaaccttttggttgacactttaaaacatgtttattctcaggtattaaagaaatcttccgctgtgcattagctcattttaaggatattacttggagtcattcatgacatactttgaaagacgttgcattcgagtcgttgagttcatcaagactaatattaagtcaattatagttggatgtaatatgaaatggtatgcatgccgtcaatttttgatgtaaagaaagtttgtcttttaaaaacgaatgcaatgtttgtaaaacgtatcatatagaggtcaaatacctcgcgatgtaatcaactattgtgaatcatttataatgtatatgaacgggttctttcaaagATGGAAGCAATAAGCTAATACTATGAAACCATAGATAAAATAATATTTACATTAAATAAGTAAAATTTATTACAAAATCTAAAATAAAACATTAATCTTATAGATATAGATGTCGTCTTGCAAGAAAACGCAACTCAAACGACCAAAAACACGACATGCATTCCGGTACTGTCCATTCAATTTCCCACCCAAACTTTGGAGAATAACCATTGTGGCCATTGATAAGGCAGCATGTTGCCAAGTCATTAAAAGGATGGCGGTTCAGTCTCCACATCAACGCATCGAACATATCAAATACCTTTATTCTGGTTGCAACCAACAAATTCGGAACTGACCATGGTGGGAATGTTTGATTAAGaatttgtaatccgatgttcttttcctCTATTTGGTGAAAGGCAAACATGACCAAACCATAAACATAACATgcctctttaagttgcatgtttgaagcttttTCTAGAAACCGAAgccctatatttatgtatttaccaTTAAAATAACCCCTAAAACCATAGCGAAAAATCGCATTAGGGTTTCCTAAAAGATAACAACGAAGGAAAATACGAACCAACTTAGGGTTATCCCAAGGTGAGATaggccacctatcaaaggaaatccttttataaaccgaAGGATCCTCCGAATGCTTCTTAAAGGCTTTGCAAACCAACTTGCATAAAAATAACCTGTCCGATGAATCCTGACCAACTCTAAATAAGATTTCCATAAGCGTATCTTGTGAAAGATCTAGAATGTTCTGTTGACGAACGGCAACATCGATTTTTTGTTTTTTTGCGATATGCATAACATCCATCTATGTCTTTTGTTCAAAAAGTACTAAAAAAGATGAAAATTTTCTAGTTTTGTGTTTAAAAAAGGTGTATGTGTACACACGAGAAGCTAAGTACTTGTTAGAGCCTGAAGTACCTTACTGTTACCAATAAGGTAAGACCTACAAGTTCATCACATCACACACTCCATTAATTACCTACATAATAGGGATGAATGTACCAATAAAGTAAGTTACCAGCAAAATATTTTCTTTTTTTACTATGGTATTTTTTTTATCTGTTGGATATAGAAATTACAACATAAATAAATTAAGTACAAGTTACTAGTACAACACTAACCATATATGCTCTCTATTTGAAATTTGAGATTATATTATATGTATCATAAGAAACAAAAAATCCGTCATCATCTTTAAAAACTATAGTTTTGGAATATTTTTGATAAATACAAAAGAACTAAATGACACACACTCTTTTGCAAAATATCCTTAATATTTCATCAGGAAGCATCATGATCATCAATTTGATTTTTATCTGTAGCAGCAACTAAATTATCATCGTCAACAATATCCCCATTCAAATCGTCTCTAACCATATCAATAGTCTCATTTCTACAAGTTGAGGACCTATCGGTGTGTCACTCTGCAAATGTGTTTCTACATCATCGATACAAATTTGTTCATCCATGTCAAAATTATATCTAGGTGTTGTCTTAATCACAACTTTCCAATCCTTATGAGCAGGATCTGCAACATAGAACACTTGTTGTGCTTGCGAAGCTCGGATATAAGGCTCTTTGGTTTGCTTCAGACCTGGAAAATCGAGTGTCGTAAACCCATTCTCATCAACTTTTATCCTGGAACCACTTGATATCCAATCACAATGGAACAAAACTACTTTCTTGTCATCACCATACTGCAACTCGATTATATCATTTAAAACACCGTAGTAAGTTACATCTCCCACAACAGGATCGTTATCTCTAGCACTCGAGAAGCTACTTGTTAGAGCGTGAAGTATAACTCCGCTATTTTGTGTTGTCCTATTCTTCTCTACATCTTTAATGTGAAATCGGAAACCATTTATGAGATATCACTTATATTTCTTTACAACCTCATTTGGACCGATTGCCAATGTCTTtatatcacttgtgattctgttatCCCCACAACTAGCCATGTCCTCATCAACCTGATTTGAGGCAATTTGTTTATAATAAGTTTCGCTCAGTTATATCATCACTACATTATCGTAATAAAACTAGCAAAAATAACTTACGTAATCAGACAGCCACTCCTCAAACTCCTGACTATGTAAACGTTGAATGTCACGCTTACGTTTATTCTGATTTTGATGACTAAGAATATTCAGATGCTCTCTGCAATCAAAGTAACAAAAAGAGAATAATGTACATTATCGTCAAAATTACACAATGTCATATACaaaaataatctcataacatagtaAATTTAATAACGTAACTTACGTtcgtaagaaatctatttcactaaAATTGAACAACACATGTGAGTGTACAATAGCCAAAGTGTCATAGCCGAGTTTTACTACGTTTGTTGCACCAATTGGTCGACCATCCATACAAAATATTGGTAAAACAgtctcatcaccaccatcatcatgattTCGGCCAGTCTTATTATGTATGGTCTCGACATCACTGGCTAAATACAGAGAACAAAATGACAAACACTCTTCCGCTAAATATCCTTTGGCAATTGAACCCTCGGGTTTACT
This genomic interval carries:
- the LOC139901305 gene encoding F-box protein At2g35280-like, which translates into the protein MDVMHIAKKQKIDVAVRQQNILDLSQDTLMEILFRVGQDSSDRLFLCKLVCKAFKKHSEDPSVYKRISFDRWPISPWDNPKLVRIFLRCYLLGNPNAIFRYGFRGYFNGKYINIGLRFLEKASNMQLKEACYVYGLVMFAFHQIEEKNIGLQILNQTFPPWSVPNLLVATRIKVFDMFDALMWRLNRHPFNDLATCCLINGHNGYSPKFGWEIEWTVPECMSCFWSFELRFLARRHLYL